The following coding sequences lie in one Veillonellaceae bacterium genomic window:
- a CDS encoding DUF1036 domain-containing protein, translating into MTFKNRLIKGLIGLWIVLAVAVIPQPAEAVNIQMTNPYSDTMWAAIVFFEDAADEWVTKGWYKIAP; encoded by the coding sequence ATGACATTCAAAAACAGGCTCATCAAAGGTTTAATCGGTTTATGGATCGTATTGGCGGTGGCAGTTATTCCGCAACCGGCGGAAGCCGTTAATATCCAAATGACAAACCCCTATTCGGATACAATGTGGGCGGCTATCGTCTTTTTTGAGGATGCGGCTGACGAGTGGGTCACTAAGGGCTGGTATAAGATTGCACCCTAG
- a CDS encoding aspartyl-phosphate phosphatase Spo0E family protein: MYDKVLWKEVERLQAELRKVASKKGLNSPEAIRVSQAFRNKLKEYNDLGS, from the coding sequence ATGTATGATAAGGTTTTATGGAAGGAAGTTGAGCGCTTACAAGCAGAACTTCGTAAAGTTGCTAGCAAAAAGGGTCTAAATTCACCTGAAGCTATTCGGGTGAGCCAAGCGTTTAGAAATAAGTTAAAAGAATATAATGATTTAGGAAGTTAA
- a CDS encoding threo-3-hydroxy-L-aspartate ammonia-lyase — translation MYAKILAAAERLDGVAHKTPVLTSRLLNESLNSHIYLKAENFQRMGAFKFRGAYNAISTLSAKAKGKGVITFSSGNHAQAIALAGQLLGVKTTVTVPSDAPAVKLDAAKAYGAGIVLYDRLTESREAKVQALIDHYGYSLIPLFDHEEVVAGQGTAAKELIEDIGNLDYLFVQVGGGGLISGSAIAAKHLSPGCKIIGVEPELADDATRSFKTGILHRVENSVTVADGLRSTSLGKITFPLIQRYVDDMVTVSESEIVDAMYYLWTRFKAVVEPSGAVGVAGIMYGGLPLSGKKAGAILSGGNVDVRQTGKFFAGM, via the coding sequence ATGTATGCTAAAATTCTAGCTGCCGCCGAACGCCTTGATGGGGTGGCGCATAAGACACCGGTGCTTACTTCGCGGTTACTAAACGAAAGCCTTAACAGCCATATCTATCTTAAGGCCGAAAACTTCCAGCGGATGGGGGCCTTTAAGTTTCGTGGCGCTTATAACGCGATAAGTACGCTTTCAGCCAAGGCGAAGGGCAAAGGTGTCATTACTTTTTCATCCGGTAATCATGCTCAGGCCATCGCGCTGGCGGGTCAGCTGTTGGGCGTCAAAACAACAGTGACGGTTCCCTCTGATGCACCTGCCGTTAAGCTAGATGCGGCAAAGGCCTATGGTGCCGGAATTGTGCTGTATGACCGGCTGACGGAATCTCGGGAAGCCAAGGTCCAAGCCCTTATTGACCATTACGGCTATTCCCTTATTCCACTGTTTGACCATGAAGAGGTAGTTGCCGGGCAGGGAACGGCAGCCAAAGAACTAATTGAAGATATCGGTAATCTCGATTACCTCTTTGTCCAAGTCGGGGGCGGAGGGCTGATTAGTGGGAGCGCTATCGCAGCAAAACACCTAAGCCCGGGCTGCAAGATTATTGGCGTAGAGCCGGAGCTTGCAGACGACGCGACGCGGTCGTTTAAGACAGGAATACTGCATAGAGTGGAGAATTCAGTTACTGTTGCCGATGGCCTACGATCAACCAGTCTCGGTAAAATTACTTTCCCACTTATTCAAAGATATGTTGATGACATGGTAACGGTAAGTGAGAGCGAAATCGTGGACGCAATGTATTATTTATGGACTAGATTTAAAGCCGTTGTTGAGCCGTCAGGCGCAGTTGGTGTTGCTGGAATAATGTATGGTGGTTTGCCGCTGAGCGGCAAGAAAGCGGGAGCTATCCTGAGTGGCGGCAATGTTGATGTAAGACAGACGGGAAAATTCTTTGCAGGGATGTAA